A single Neochlamydia sp. AcF84 DNA region contains:
- a CDS encoding IS630 family transposase encodes MTSLNKRFPKKNIEIWFEDEARLGQQSTSTKVWAKKGTRPKAPRQTEYKNLYVATAVCPRSGQAEGMILPFLNSQGVEILLKQVGQSLPASSHALLILDRASYHTSKTLKVPSNIHLLFLPPYSPELNPVENLWHYLRSHFWSNRIYRGYKELEKVAIASWRKVCLQEKRMKSLCAVSYA; translated from the coding sequence ATTACCAGCTTAAACAAACGATTTCCCAAGAAAAACATCGAAATTTGGTTTGAAGATGAAGCACGGCTTGGGCAACAAAGCACCTCTACTAAGGTATGGGCAAAAAAAGGAACACGGCCAAAAGCTCCTAGGCAGACAGAATATAAAAATCTGTATGTAGCTACAGCTGTTTGCCCACGTTCAGGGCAAGCAGAAGGAATGATTCTACCTTTCTTAAATAGCCAAGGAGTGGAAATTCTTCTTAAGCAAGTTGGTCAATCGCTGCCTGCTTCTTCCCATGCTTTGCTAATTTTAGACCGAGCTAGCTATCATACTAGTAAAACGCTGAAAGTTCCTTCCAATATTCACCTGCTCTTTCTACCTCCTTATAGTCCTGAACTTAATCCTGTTGAAAACTTATGGCATTACTTGCGTAGCCATTTTTGGTCTAATCGTATTTATCGGGGTTATAAAGAACTAGAAAAGGTGGCAATAGCTTCTTGGAGAAAGGTATGTCTGCAAGAAAAAAGAATGAAAAGTTTATGTGCTGTATCGTATGCCTAA
- a CDS encoding winged helix-turn-helix domain-containing protein — protein sequence SINVFHLVDLQAILKKEFGKNLTLQGIWTILRRCRYTPLVPRPQHYKANLREQEAFKKKFQKPLPA from the coding sequence AAGCATCAATGTTTTCCACCTAGTTGATCTGCAAGCTATTCTAAAAAAAGAGTTTGGTAAAAACTTAACCTTGCAAGGAATTTGGACAATCTTACGTCGTTGCCGCTATACACCTTTGGTTCCTCGTCCTCAACATTATAAAGCTAACTTAAGAGAGCAAGAAGCCTTTAAAAAAAAATTCCAAAAGCCATTACCAGCTTAA